In Labrus mixtus chromosome 3, fLabMix1.1, whole genome shotgun sequence, a single window of DNA contains:
- the matk gene encoding megakaryocyte-associated tyrosine-protein kinase isoform X1 produces the protein MAEMSWAAGTQCVAKGDHRKPKSGELAYHKGDILTIVDTSTKKGCYVVKHNSTGEEGLINSANVREREALRVDPNLSLMPWFHGKISGPDAVCKLQPAEDGLFLVRESIRHPGDYVLCVSVSGKVVHYRVIYKDNKLTIDNTQYFYNLIDMIEFFSKNKGSIATTLLKPKQKQGTKSAEVELSKTGWLLDISNLTLGENIGEGEFGAVYEGEYMGQRVAVKTIKCDVTAQAFLQETTVMTKLQHKNLVRLLGVILHKGLHIVTELMTKGNLVNFLRTRGRSVVNSVQLLRFALDVCEGMGYLESKKLVHRDLAARNVLVADDSVAKVSDFGLTKLDLKEPDNVKLPIKWTAPEALKKEKFSTKSDVWSYGVLLWEIFSYGRQPYPKMSLKEVKERVEGGYRMEAPEDCPPGVYSLMRICWKQEPRRRPTFHKLREKLEQETGDLSLDTGSECREGIWSGSGC, from the exons ATGGCAGAG ATGAGCTGGGCTGCTGGTACTCAGTGTGTCGCTAAAGGAGACCACAGAAAACCAAAATCTGGAGAGCTAGCGTACCACAAAGGAGACATCCTCACCATAGTTGACACCAGCACG AAGAAGGGATGTTACGTGGTCAAACACAACAGCACAGGAGAGGAGGGACTGATCAATTCTGCCAATGTGCGTGAAAGAGAGGCTCTACGTGTGGATCCCAACCTCAGCCTCATGCC CTGGTTTCACGGGAAGATCTCAGGTCCAGACGCGGTGTGTAAGCTGCAGCCAGCAGAGGACGGTTTGTTCCTCGTTCGAGAGTCCATCCGCCATCCAGGCGACTACgtcctgtgtgtgagtgtctctggAAAGGTCGTCCACTACCGGGTGATCTACAAGGACAACAAGCTGACCATCGACAACACGCAGTACTTCTACAACCTCATCGACATGATAGAG ttCTTCTCAAAGAACAAAGGCTCCATTGCTACAACTCTTCTGAAGCCCAAACAGAAACAAGGGACCAAGTCGGCGGAGGTGGAGCTGTCTAAAA ctggaTGGCTGCTGGACATTTCAAACCTCACACTGGGAGAAAATATAGGAGAAGGGGAGTTTGGTG CTGTGTATGAAGGAGAGTACATGGGCCAGAGGGTGGCAGTGAAGACTATTaaatgtgatgtcacagctcagGCCTTCCTGCAGGAAACCACAGTCATGAC GAAGCTGCAGCATAAAAACCTGGTGCGATTGTTGGGCGTCATTCTGCACAAAGGGCTTCACATTGTCACAGAGCTCATGACTAAG GGAAACCTTGTTAACTTTCTCAGGACGAGAGGACGTTCAGTCGTAAACTCAGTTCAGCTTCTTCGCTTTGCTCT CGATGTGTGTGAGGGGATGGGGTACCTGGAATCGAAGAAGTTAGTGCACAGAGACTTGGCAGCTCGTAATGTGTTGGTTGCTGACGACAGCGTGGCCAAGGTCAGTGACTTTGGCTTGACCAAGTTGGACCTGAAGGAACCAGATAACGTCAAACTGCCCATCAAATGGACCGCCCCCGAAGCTCTGAAGAAAGAG AAATTCTCCACAAAGTCGGATGTTTGGAGTTATGGTGTTCTCCTATGGGAGATCTTCTCTTACGGACGTCAACCTTACCCAAAGATG TCCCTGaaagaggtgaaggagagggtggaggggggCTATCGTATGGAGGCTCCAGAGGACTGCCCCCCTGGTGTATACTCCTTGATGAGGATTTGCTGGAAGCAGGAGCCTCGCAGAAGACCCACTTTCCACAAACTAAGAGAGAAACTTGAACAAGAGACAGGTGACCTCAGCCTGGACACGGGGTCTGAGTGCCGGGAGGGGATCTGGTCCGGATCTGGATGCTGA
- the matk gene encoding megakaryocyte-associated tyrosine-protein kinase isoform X2, which yields MAEMSWAAGTQCVAKGDHRKPKSGELAYHKGDILTIVDTSTKGCYVVKHNSTGEEGLINSANVREREALRVDPNLSLMPWFHGKISGPDAVCKLQPAEDGLFLVRESIRHPGDYVLCVSVSGKVVHYRVIYKDNKLTIDNTQYFYNLIDMIEFFSKNKGSIATTLLKPKQKQGTKSAEVELSKTGWLLDISNLTLGENIGEGEFGAVYEGEYMGQRVAVKTIKCDVTAQAFLQETTVMTKLQHKNLVRLLGVILHKGLHIVTELMTKGNLVNFLRTRGRSVVNSVQLLRFALDVCEGMGYLESKKLVHRDLAARNVLVADDSVAKVSDFGLTKLDLKEPDNVKLPIKWTAPEALKKEKFSTKSDVWSYGVLLWEIFSYGRQPYPKMSLKEVKERVEGGYRMEAPEDCPPGVYSLMRICWKQEPRRRPTFHKLREKLEQETGDLSLDTGSECREGIWSGSGC from the exons ATGGCAGAG ATGAGCTGGGCTGCTGGTACTCAGTGTGTCGCTAAAGGAGACCACAGAAAACCAAAATCTGGAGAGCTAGCGTACCACAAAGGAGACATCCTCACCATAGTTGACACCAGCACG AAGGGATGTTACGTGGTCAAACACAACAGCACAGGAGAGGAGGGACTGATCAATTCTGCCAATGTGCGTGAAAGAGAGGCTCTACGTGTGGATCCCAACCTCAGCCTCATGCC CTGGTTTCACGGGAAGATCTCAGGTCCAGACGCGGTGTGTAAGCTGCAGCCAGCAGAGGACGGTTTGTTCCTCGTTCGAGAGTCCATCCGCCATCCAGGCGACTACgtcctgtgtgtgagtgtctctggAAAGGTCGTCCACTACCGGGTGATCTACAAGGACAACAAGCTGACCATCGACAACACGCAGTACTTCTACAACCTCATCGACATGATAGAG ttCTTCTCAAAGAACAAAGGCTCCATTGCTACAACTCTTCTGAAGCCCAAACAGAAACAAGGGACCAAGTCGGCGGAGGTGGAGCTGTCTAAAA ctggaTGGCTGCTGGACATTTCAAACCTCACACTGGGAGAAAATATAGGAGAAGGGGAGTTTGGTG CTGTGTATGAAGGAGAGTACATGGGCCAGAGGGTGGCAGTGAAGACTATTaaatgtgatgtcacagctcagGCCTTCCTGCAGGAAACCACAGTCATGAC GAAGCTGCAGCATAAAAACCTGGTGCGATTGTTGGGCGTCATTCTGCACAAAGGGCTTCACATTGTCACAGAGCTCATGACTAAG GGAAACCTTGTTAACTTTCTCAGGACGAGAGGACGTTCAGTCGTAAACTCAGTTCAGCTTCTTCGCTTTGCTCT CGATGTGTGTGAGGGGATGGGGTACCTGGAATCGAAGAAGTTAGTGCACAGAGACTTGGCAGCTCGTAATGTGTTGGTTGCTGACGACAGCGTGGCCAAGGTCAGTGACTTTGGCTTGACCAAGTTGGACCTGAAGGAACCAGATAACGTCAAACTGCCCATCAAATGGACCGCCCCCGAAGCTCTGAAGAAAGAG AAATTCTCCACAAAGTCGGATGTTTGGAGTTATGGTGTTCTCCTATGGGAGATCTTCTCTTACGGACGTCAACCTTACCCAAAGATG TCCCTGaaagaggtgaaggagagggtggaggggggCTATCGTATGGAGGCTCCAGAGGACTGCCCCCCTGGTGTATACTCCTTGATGAGGATTTGCTGGAAGCAGGAGCCTCGCAGAAGACCCACTTTCCACAAACTAAGAGAGAAACTTGAACAAGAGACAGGTGACCTCAGCCTGGACACGGGGTCTGAGTGCCGGGAGGGGATCTGGTCCGGATCTGGATGCTGA
- the rx1 gene encoding retinal homeobox protein Rx1 → MHLSLDTMSMVDDSCLSPSNFHEMGKGGGIAAGGRVHSIDVILGFSKDQDPLLSPAGGPRPHKVDIDGLAEPGKQQEPQSHPTYSGHLSSLRNGGTEQQYHDTGLFTNKCDEELSELRKSVESDEGKSPESCKDDQPKKKHRRNRTTFTTYQLHELERAFEKSHYPDVYSREELAMKVNLPEVRVQVWFQNRRAKWRRQEKMDASTMKLHDSPMLSFNRSAPVHTSMGPMTNPLPLDPWLSSPLSSATPVHSIPGFMGPSQGLQPSYPSHSFLNSSPHPPHPPHPHPHPHSHPHSHSHSHPHPSMGQGMQSMAPPPYQCPAPYPDKYPLEDVDQRSSSIAALRMKAKEHIQSMDKTWQPM, encoded by the exons ATGCATTTATCACTGGATACCATGAGCATGGTGGACGACAGCTGCCTCTCACCCAGCAACTTCCACGAGATGGGGAAAGGTGGGGGCATTGCTGCGGGGGGCCGCGTCCACAGCATTGATGTCATTCTAGGTTTCAGCAAAGACCAGGACCCCCTGCTCAGCCCCGCCGGGGGCCCGCGGCCCCATAAAGTGGACATAGATGGCCTGGCAGAGCCTGGGAAGCAGCAGGAGCCCCAGTCACACCCAACATACAGCGGGCACCTTTCCTCTCTGAGAAATGGGGGCACAGAGCAGCAGTATCATG ATACTGGCCTTTTCACAAACAAGTGTGACGAGGAGCTGAGTGAGCTGAGGAAGAGTGTAGAGAGCGATGAAGGCAAGTCACCAGAGTCATGCAAAGACGATCAGCCCAAGAAGAAGCACAGACGCAACCGCACCACCTTCACCACCTACCAGCTGCATGAGCTCGAGCGTGCCTTTGAGAAATCCCACTACCCGGACGTGTACAGCAGGGAGGAGCTCGCCATGAAAGTCAACCTCCCAGAAGTCCGAGTTCAG GTCTGGTTTCAAAACCGCAGAGCTAAATGGCGTCGGCAGGAAAAGATGGACGCCAGCACCATGAAACTACATGACTCGCCAATGCTCTCCTTTAATCGCTCGGCGCCCGTACACACCAGCATGGGTCCGATGACCAACCCCCTCCCCCTGGACCCATGGCTGTCCTCTCCCCTGTCCAGCGCTACACCAGTCCACAGCATCCCAGGCTTCATGGGTCCATCTCAAGGCCTCCAGCCGAGCTACCCCAGCCACAGCTTCCTCAACTCCagccctcatcctcctcatcctcctcatcctcaccctcACCCTCACTCTCaccctcactctcactctcactcacatcCTCACCCCTCTATGGGTCAGGGAATGCAGAGTATGGCTCCTCCGCCCTACCAGTGTCCTGCACCGTACCCTGACAAATATCCACTGGAGGACGTGGATCAGCGCAGCTCGAGTATCGCTGCACTCAGAATGAAAGCCAAGGAACACATCCAGTCTATGGACAAGACCTGGCAACCTATGTGA